A stretch of Henckelia pumila isolate YLH828 chromosome 4, ASM3356847v2, whole genome shotgun sequence DNA encodes these proteins:
- the LOC140862380 gene encoding uncharacterized protein: MVPFEALYGRCCRTPLFWDEVGKHQVEGPELVQQIAHAVSPFRRMMRFGLKGKLSPRFIGPFEILEKVRDVAYCLVLPSYLSDIHDVFHVPLLRQYVADELHVLHPSDVQLEKDQSYERPLRIPDRKEKVLRNKRMPLVMVQWQRRGTEETTWELESQMRAEHP; this comes from the exons ATGGTACCGTTCGAGGCTCTGTATGGACGTTGTTGTCgcacacctttgttttgggacgaggttggcaaGCATCAGGTTGAAGGTccggagttagtccagcagataGCTCATGCG GTTTCGCCTTTCCGGAGAATGATGAGGTTTGggcttaagggcaagttatcgcCGAGATTCATAGGACCattcgagattcttgagaaagtTAGAGATGTGGCCTATTGTTTAGTCTTGCCATCTTATCTTTCTGAcattcatgatgtgttccatgtgCCCTTGCTGAGGCAATATGTTGCGGATGAGTTGCATGTGTTGCATCCGTCAGATGTTCAGTTGGAGAAGGATCAGTCATACGAGAGACCTCTCAGGATCCCTGATAGGAAGGAGAAGGTACTTCGTAATAAGCGCATGCCGTTAGTTatggttcagtggcagcgcaggGGTACCGAGGAAACAACTTGGGAGCTAGAGAGCCAGATGCGTGCAGAGCATCCATAG